In Mercenaria mercenaria strain notata chromosome 15, MADL_Memer_1, whole genome shotgun sequence, a single genomic region encodes these proteins:
- the LOC123561494 gene encoding perlucin-like protein: MRVFVILTLVLGARCCPDGWIQHSLSCYHFSHDLETWPGADYMCEKMGGKLVEIETAAENAYLTPIVDSQKHNYWIGLSDVQEEGIWMWMESKEKLSTTGFSHWYPNQPDNSEANENCATINFDVGGKWNDWHCNGKEANYICEKDRETDVVG; encoded by the exons ATGAGAGTTTTTGTAATTTTAACGTTAGTTTTGGGGGCAC GGTGTTGCCCAGATGGCTGGATTCAACATAGCCTTTCTTGCTACCATTTCAGCCATGATCTTGAAACCTGGCCTGGAGCAGAC TATATGTGTGAAAAAATGGGCGGAAAATTGGTAGAAATCGAGACAGCTGCTGAGAACGCCTACTTAACACCTATTGTGGACTCCCAGAAGC ACAACTACTGGATCGGTCTCAGTGACGTTCAAGAAGAAGGTATCTGGATGTGGATGGAAAGTAAAGAAAAACTCAGTACTACTGGATTCAGTCACTGGTATCCCAATCAACCAGATAATTCAGAAGCAAATGAAAACTGTGCAACAATTAACTTTGACGTAGGAGGTAAATGGAATGACTGGCATTGCAACGGAAAAGAAGCTAATTATATATGTGAGAAAGATAG GGAAACAGACGTCGTTGGCTGA